A genomic stretch from Empedobacter stercoris includes:
- the pncB gene encoding nicotinate phosphoribosyltransferase, with product MSIIKSIIDNDFYKFTMQFGVTKLYPDVMARYKFINRGEHEFPNGFAEELQNEINAMASLALTKDEKEFFSTNCPYLSPAYLDFLQGYRYDPAEVKISQNGSDVEVLVEGYWYRTILWEVPILCLISEIFYKLTNAQRISNEEITKRTSDKVDLYNRLGVTVAEFGTRRRHSYEVHDIVMKELTNHKGKSFVGTSNVHFAHKYGVKPIGTHAHEWFMFHGARYGFKIANSISLDRWVKVYYGDLGIALTDTYTSDIFFGQFDKKLSKLFDGVRHDSGDPIEFGEKTIAHYEKMGINPLFKTIIFSDGLNSEKVEVITKAFKDRIGLSFGIGTNLTNDTNLRPMNIVMKLTEISSIDIKWTGVVKLSDEKNKHTGTPRMIALAKEMLDLDDIPSHEAPEND from the coding sequence ATGAGTATAATAAAATCCATTATAGACAATGACTTCTATAAATTCACCATGCAATTTGGGGTTACAAAATTGTATCCAGATGTAATGGCTCGTTATAAATTTATCAACCGAGGTGAACATGAATTTCCAAATGGTTTTGCAGAAGAATTACAAAATGAAATCAATGCAATGGCTTCGTTAGCACTTACAAAAGATGAAAAAGAATTCTTTTCTACAAATTGTCCCTATCTAAGCCCTGCTTATTTAGACTTTTTACAAGGATATCGTTATGATCCTGCAGAAGTTAAAATCTCTCAAAACGGATCAGATGTTGAAGTTCTTGTTGAAGGATATTGGTACCGAACAATTTTATGGGAAGTTCCTATTCTTTGTCTAATTAGTGAAATTTTTTACAAATTAACCAACGCTCAACGCATCTCAAACGAAGAAATAACAAAACGAACAAGCGATAAAGTCGATTTATACAATCGTCTTGGTGTGACAGTTGCAGAGTTCGGAACACGTCGTCGTCACAGTTACGAAGTACACGATATTGTCATGAAAGAGCTTACTAATCACAAAGGAAAAAGTTTTGTTGGAACATCTAACGTTCACTTTGCACACAAATATGGCGTAAAACCAATTGGAACACATGCGCACGAATGGTTTATGTTTCATGGTGCTCGATACGGGTTCAAAATTGCCAATTCGATTAGTTTAGACCGCTGGGTGAAAGTATATTATGGTGATTTAGGAATTGCTTTAACTGACACCTATACTTCAGATATTTTCTTTGGACAATTTGACAAAAAATTATCGAAATTATTTGATGGTGTTCGTCACGACTCTGGAGATCCAATAGAATTTGGCGAAAAAACAATTGCTCACTATGAAAAAATGGGAATTAATCCATTATTCAAAACTATAATTTTCTCAGATGGATTAAATTCTGAAAAAGTAGAAGTAATTACAAAAGCATTTAAAGATCGTATTGGGTTATCGTTTGGTATTGGTACAAATTTAACAAATGACACCAATCTTCGTCCAATGAATATCGTAATGAAATTAACAGAAATTTCTTCGATTGATATTAAATGGACTGGTGTTGTTAAACTTTCTGACGAAAAAAATAAACATACAGGAACACCTCGAATGATCGCTTTGGCCAAAGAAATGTTGGATTTAGATGACATCCCCTCACATGAGGCACCAGAAAATGATTAA
- a CDS encoding aminopeptidase P family protein — translation MTTKYNPIPNELFIKNRAKFVKAMKPHSLAIFNSNDIYPISSDSTLPFAQHRDIFYLSGVDQEESVLLIFPDAYDPKYREVLFVRETNDHIAVWEGEKLSKAQATEVSGVKTVLWLQDLPNVLRKLMVEAENVYVNKNEHYRVTEAPQVETREDRFVKQLQADYPGHTYLRSNPILQRLRSVKEQEEIQLIQHACDITEKGFRRVLNFVKPGVWEYEIEAEFVHEFIRNRSKGFAYTPIIASGNNANVLHYIQNNHECKDGDLILFDVAAEYANYSSDMSRTIPVNGKYTKRQREVYDAVLRCKKEAENLLVAGNNWYKYHEELGKVYTSELLGLGLLDKADVQNEDPNWPAYKKYMMHGTSHHMGLDTHDYGLLTDDFVAGMVFTNEPGFYIPAEGFGIRLEDDYVIQKEGNPFNLMQNIPLEAEEIEDLMNK, via the coding sequence ATGACAACAAAATACAATCCCATTCCAAATGAATTATTCATAAAGAATAGAGCGAAATTTGTAAAAGCAATGAAACCTCATTCTCTTGCTATTTTCAATTCAAATGATATTTATCCCATCTCATCCGATTCTACTTTACCATTTGCACAGCACCGTGATATATTTTATTTGTCGGGCGTAGATCAAGAAGAATCTGTTTTATTGATTTTTCCTGATGCTTATGATCCAAAATATAGAGAAGTATTATTTGTTCGTGAAACAAATGACCATATTGCTGTTTGGGAAGGAGAAAAATTATCAAAAGCTCAAGCTACAGAAGTATCTGGTGTGAAAACAGTACTTTGGCTACAAGATTTACCAAATGTTTTACGCAAATTAATGGTTGAAGCAGAGAATGTTTATGTTAATAAAAATGAACATTACCGTGTGACAGAAGCTCCGCAAGTAGAAACTCGTGAAGATCGTTTTGTGAAGCAATTACAAGCAGACTATCCTGGGCACACTTATTTGCGCTCTAATCCTATTTTGCAACGTTTGCGTTCGGTTAAAGAACAAGAAGAAATTCAATTGATTCAACATGCATGTGATATTACAGAAAAAGGATTTCGTCGAGTATTAAATTTTGTAAAACCAGGTGTTTGGGAATATGAAATAGAAGCAGAGTTTGTACATGAATTTATTCGTAATCGTTCAAAAGGTTTTGCTTACACACCAATTATTGCGTCTGGTAATAATGCGAATGTTTTGCATTATATTCAAAATAATCATGAATGTAAAGATGGTGATTTGATTTTGTTTGACGTTGCAGCAGAATATGCAAATTACTCATCTGATATGTCGCGTACAATCCCAGTTAATGGAAAATATACAAAACGCCAAAGAGAAGTATATGATGCCGTTTTACGTTGTAAAAAAGAAGCAGAAAACTTATTGGTTGCAGGAAATAATTGGTACAAATATCACGAAGAGTTAGGTAAAGTTTATACATCTGAATTGTTAGGATTAGGTTTATTAGATAAAGCTGATGTTCAGAACGAAGATCCAAATTGGCCAGCTTACAAAAAATATATGATGCACGGTACATCTCATCACATGGGATTGGATACGCATGATTATGGTTTATTGACTGATGATTTTGTTGCTGGAATGGTATTTACAAACGAACCAGGATTCTATATTCCTGCCGAAGGTTTTGGAATTCGTTTAGAAGATGATTACGTTATTCAAAAAGAAGGAAATCCGTTCAATTTGATGCAGAATATTCCATTAGAAGCAGAAGAAATCGAAGATTTAATGAATAAATAA